The DNA sequence AGCCGATCAGCGTGGCCTTGTTGAGGCAGCGAGACATCGTAGAACCCCTCTGAGACGGATGACGAGCGATGCACTGGCCGGATTGGCCTCAGCGCCTGACTCGTCCACCACTTTTCTCTGCGGGGGTTAAAGACTGAGCGGATCAGCAGGTTAGCGATCACTTACACTCTCCGGAACGTAAGCGATCATTGACGAATCACCCTCCGTGCCGTTCAGCGCGAACGCGAGACCAGCAGCTTGCAGCCGTTCGCGCGGGCGGCGAGGTCCCGGGCGAGGCGGAGGAGGTACTTGGCATCCAGTCCTTCCTTCGCGATCAGGGGTTGCGCGGTCGAGTATCCCAAAACGGTGGTCCCCCACTCGCGCCCGCTGGGCGCAGCCGAGGGCGAGGTCCGTATTCCGAGCGCCTGCGGCAATCTCCTCGCGCTGGGCAACGTCCGGTTCAACCACGTATCACCACTACGGGGACCTGGCGCGTCCGTAGATCGACGACATCAAGCGCACCGATGGACTGCCGTCGCCGTTGCGGCCCCGCCGCATTGCCGATAGTGTAGGGTAAGGGGCGAGCCCGGGGGCCGCCTCTCCTGCGAAAGGCACCTGAGGCCACCCCCGAACATTCACCGACGCAGGCCCATCACGCGGGCCTCCGCGGTCCGTCCCGACTGGCCAGGAGCGGGACATCCAACACGACCCCGGAGGCTATCCCATGAAGTCCACCCTACGGGTGGAGCGGCTTCGCCGTGCGGCGAGGCAGCTTCACCGCGCCCTCGGCAGTTCCGATCCGGAAACCGCCCGGAGCGCCGCCGCCCGTTTCGTCCGGCTGCGCCCCTTCAGCGACCTAGGCACCGACACCCTGATCGCCCGGCGGACGGACGTCAGACTCAAGCACGCCTTCGCCGTTATCGCGGAAGAATCAGGCTTTCCGACCTGGGCCGCGCTCGTCGCAGCGGACGTGCCTGGCCATTCGGAGTTGGACGACCCGGTGCGCTGCCAGGCAGTCGAAGCCTGGCTCGCGGCGAACGCCCCCGTCCTCCGGCAAGGGGGTCTCCTGGACGGTGACCAGCCGGTCCCCGCACTGGCGAACGAACTGCGCGAGGCGACGCTGCGCCGCGTGTCCAACGGGGTTCCGACGTTCGACCTCCAAAGCGTTACGGGAAGTGCGTACCTCCGGCACCTCGGATGTCCCATCGAGGCGTCAGGCGTCGCCGACCACCCCGCTGCGGCTGGTATTGCACAGGACGAAATCGGCACTGCCGAGATCTGGTGCTATGCGAGGCCTGGGGATGGGACGGCTCACCGCATCGACTGGTCAGTCATTGAGGGGATCGAGTACGGCAGGCGCCCATCGATTGACCCTGCCTGGCGGTCGCCGGACGGCTCCCTCCTCTTCGCTTGCGTCGTTATCCTGCGCATCGCGGGTATCGCACGATATATCGAACGTGCGTGCGGTGCCGTCTGGGGTGCCCCGGTACTGGTGTTCGGAGGGAGCGCACCCGTTCGGGTCTCCACGCCCGCCGAGGACTGGACCGCCGTCATGACAAAGGTACTGGCTGAAGCTGAAGCGGACACCGTCGATGCTCCCACGCTGGCCCATCTGATGACAGACGTCAGGGCCCAGGTCGCACCGGGCAATTTGGATGGGTGGTACGGCGCCGCCTTCACCGACGCGGAGCGCGAGGCGGTGGTGGAGGCAGCCATGTCGCCGGAGAGAACGCGACTGCTCTGGGACCTGGTGCGAGGTGAACCCGTGCTCCCGGGGATTCCGATCAGGCATCCTCGATCCGTCGATTAGTCTATAATCTAGGCCACACGGTGGGGGGTCGGGCCGTTCGTCAGAGCCCACCGCGTCCCTCGCCAAGCCCCCGCGCGAGTTTCGCAGCGTCGTGCGTCCTGCCGAGCACCTCGGCCAGGTTTACGGCCACGGCTGTTTCCGAGGAGCCGCTGGCGGCCGCCCCCGCGGTGATCTTCCGTTCAGCCTGGCTCCGCTGAGCGGGGGACAACCAGTCGAAGGCAAGCCGCACCTTGGTCTCGGCTCCAGAGATACCGCCGAGGTCCGCTATGCTTGCATCCAGGGCTTTGATCTGCACTGTTCGCTCGGCGACGACGGCGTTCGCGCGCAAACGCACCTCCGTGCGGCCGACGATCTTCTCCCCGTCCGGTGCTTCCCACTCGACAGGCTTTGCCGCGTCCCGCCGCGCCGGCGCGTACAGGGCGGCGCGGCGGAGCAGCTGCGGCACAGCTTCTTTTGCCGACCGAGTGCTGAGGGAACCGAACATTTCGGCTACCGATTCCAGGACGGAGGAAGGGGAGTCGGTGAGCAGCGGCCCCAGGATTTCCGGTTTCGTCCTCACCTGCGAGGCGGCGGCCTCCAGGTTGCCCCTGTGTTTGAGAACGAGCGCGTCCCACTGAGTGATGGCTGCGGCAGGATCGAGGTATACCCTCGCTGCCGTGGTTTCGAAGTCTCGTTGGGTGCGATCGAGCGCATCATTCTGCTGGTCCAGGATCGTGAGCACCGCTTCGGCCCGCGTCCGCTCCGCGCGAAATACGCGCGCCAACTCGGCCGCAGCGCGGGCGTGCTCCAATTCAGTGAACGCACGCACGGCCTCATCCACGGCCGGCTCGTCCTGCAGGCGGTCCACGATGGGGATCGCGGAATGGCGTGGTTCATCCCGCACATCCAGCCGACTCTCGGGCGTATCTCGAGTGGCGTCACGTCCCTGCTCGTGGCCTGATTGGTCCGGAGTATCTTCCGTCAGTGGGTGAGGCGGGGCTACCCCTTCTTCCCTGATAGGCTCCGCGCGCGAGGGCGGCTCCAGGGCGCGGATCGGCTCCGCCCCGCCTTCCGCCACCGTGGGGCTGGCGATCTCGGCGTCCGGCGCAGTCTCAGCCACAGGGCCGGCCCCCACTTGAACGCTGCCCGGCCACTGAACGGAGCTCTTGTGGCCCTCCGGTTCAGGGAGCCGCGGCAACCCGCGGGAAGCCCGCCATGCACCATCCATCTCACGGAGGAATCCGATGGAGATCGCCTTCGGGTACACAGCGACGATCTGATTGGCGCGCTCCACCTCTGCGAGCGCGCGTTCGCGCGAATCGGCAAAGAACACCGCCGGCCCAGCGCTGTCGTATACGCCAAAGATGTCCCCGTCCTCGTACAGGCTGAACCGGGGCGCATTCAGCTCCGCTGATTCCCGTGGTGCGGCCTCTGGCGCATGAGGCTGAGCAAGCTCGACGTGCTCCGTTGGAAGCTCCGGCTGCACAGCAGGCGTAGGCGTCTTTGACATGGCGTCAGCCTCAGCGACGGGTATCTCTGGGTACCGCCCGAGACGCTTCTCCAGATGGCCGCGCGAGAATTCGCGTCCTACTTCGGACGCCTTCAATTCCCGCTCACCGTCCGTCACGACAAAGCCGCCGCCCTTCACGCGGAGAAATAGGCCGACTTCGGCAAGGTCGTGCTCCAGTTCCGTCCACGATTCCGACAGCCGCAGAATGAGCCTAGCCTGTGACCGCACTTCATCGAGGAAGCTCGCATTCTCGCGCACCAGCTCCGGGGCAGGTGCGGGGGCGGGACGCTCTTCTTCCGGCGTTGCCGTGTGGACAGTTGTTTCTGCAACCGCCAGCGGATGCACGGTGCGATGCGGCCGCCGTTTATCCTCCGGAAGTCGCGGCAATCCGCGGGCGTCGCGCCACTCGCCGTCCATGTCCCGCAAGCAGCGCACGGCACGGATGTTCGGGTAGCGGGCGGCGAGCCACTCGGCGCGCTGCATCTCCGCCTC is a window from the Longimicrobium sp. genome containing:
- a CDS encoding relaxase/mobilization nuclease domain-containing protein, which gives rise to MIANQTFGDDFGDCGDYLRRGRGRVDPSQRVGWVEFQNLPTRRMDIAERIMAGTASLSYTRKPVFHLSISFAPGDSVDEALMKRVMARTLADLGLSEHQAVIVAHIDTDDPHVHAMVNRVHPETGVAWRGSWSRLRTEASLRQQELDEGLRVVPGWLAPVPGHPELRPQPRLARADQEFLREVQERAGPVLERARSWADVEAGLAEFGLSVHVNGRGMSVTDGRRLVKASEVGRQFSRGNLEKRLGRYSDYSARVAVASTTLVRDPRGVPAAHLGVESEGQPETRAVSDPQLRFSLHEEGETIGVWDSRGPQFFFADTRERAEAEMQRAEWLAARYPNIRAVRCLRDMDGEWRDARGLPRLPEDKRRPHRTVHPLAVAETTVHTATPEEERPAPAPAPELVRENASFLDEVRSQARLILRLSESWTELEHDLAEVGLFLRVKGGGFVVTDGERELKASEVGREFSRGHLEKRLGRYPEIPVAEADAMSKTPTPAVQPELPTEHVELAQPHAPEAAPRESAELNAPRFSLYEDGDIFGVYDSAGPAVFFADSRERALAEVERANQIVAVYPKAISIGFLREMDGAWRASRGLPRLPEPEGHKSSVQWPGSVQVGAGPVAETAPDAEIASPTVAEGGAEPIRALEPPSRAEPIREEGVAPPHPLTEDTPDQSGHEQGRDATRDTPESRLDVRDEPRHSAIPIVDRLQDEPAVDEAVRAFTELEHARAAAELARVFRAERTRAEAVLTILDQQNDALDRTQRDFETTAARVYLDPAAAITQWDALVLKHRGNLEAAASQVRTKPEILGPLLTDSPSSVLESVAEMFGSLSTRSAKEAVPQLLRRAALYAPARRDAAKPVEWEAPDGEKIVGRTEVRLRANAVVAERTVQIKALDASIADLGGISGAETKVRLAFDWLSPAQRSQAERKITAGAAASGSSETAVAVNLAEVLGRTHDAAKLARGLGEGRGGL